In Archangium violaceum, the following are encoded in one genomic region:
- the ahcY gene encoding adenosylhomocysteinase, with the protein MRAAIDLTKFTDYRVADIKLADWGRKEIAIAETEMPGLMAIRDEFAKTQPLKGARIAGSLHMTIQTAVLIQTLEALGAEIRWASCNIFSTQDHAAAAIAAGGTPVFAYKGETLEEYWEYTHRIFDWADGGTPNMILDDGGDATLLIHLGTRAEKDLSVLSKPGSEEETVLFAAIKKQLAAKPGWYSKILANIRGVTEETTTGVHRLYQMAKEGKLAFPAINVNDSVTKSKFDNIYGCRESLVDGIKRATDVMIAGKVAVVAGYGEVGKGSAQALRGLQAQVWVTEIDPICALQAAMEGYRVVTMEYAADKADIFVTATGNYQVITHEHMKRMKNNAIVCNIGHFDNEIDVASLKQYKWENIKPQVDHIIFPDNKRIILLAEGRLVNLGCGTGHPSYVMSSSFANQVLAQVEIFSNPGKYKPGVYMLPRHLDEKVARLQLTKLGAMLTELTPDQAKYIGVPLEGPYKSDHYRY; encoded by the coding sequence ATGCGGGCTGCAATCGATCTGACCAAGTTCACCGACTACCGCGTCGCCGACATCAAGCTGGCCGACTGGGGCCGCAAGGAGATCGCGATCGCCGAGACCGAGATGCCGGGTCTCATGGCGATCCGCGACGAGTTCGCCAAGACCCAGCCCCTCAAGGGCGCCCGCATCGCCGGGTCGCTCCACATGACGATCCAGACCGCGGTGCTCATCCAGACCCTGGAAGCGCTCGGGGCGGAGATCCGCTGGGCGTCCTGCAACATCTTCTCCACGCAGGACCACGCCGCGGCCGCCATCGCCGCGGGCGGTACCCCCGTGTTCGCCTACAAGGGCGAGACGCTCGAGGAGTACTGGGAGTACACCCACCGCATCTTCGACTGGGCCGACGGCGGCACGCCCAACATGATCCTCGATGACGGCGGTGACGCCACCCTGCTCATCCACCTGGGCACCCGCGCCGAGAAGGACCTCTCCGTCCTGTCCAAGCCGGGCAGCGAGGAGGAGACGGTGCTCTTCGCGGCGATCAAGAAGCAGCTGGCGGCCAAACCCGGCTGGTACTCGAAGATCCTCGCGAACATCCGCGGCGTCACCGAGGAGACCACCACGGGCGTGCACCGCCTGTACCAGATGGCCAAGGAGGGGAAGCTCGCGTTCCCGGCCATCAACGTCAACGACTCGGTGACCAAGTCCAAGTTCGACAACATCTATGGCTGCCGCGAGTCCCTGGTGGACGGCATCAAGCGCGCCACGGACGTGATGATCGCCGGCAAGGTGGCCGTGGTCGCCGGCTACGGTGAGGTGGGCAAGGGCTCGGCGCAGGCGCTGCGCGGTCTGCAGGCCCAGGTGTGGGTGACCGAGATCGATCCCATCTGCGCGCTCCAGGCGGCGATGGAGGGTTACCGGGTCGTGACCATGGAGTACGCGGCGGACAAGGCCGACATCTTCGTGACCGCGACGGGCAACTACCAGGTCATCACCCACGAGCACATGAAGCGGATGAAGAACAACGCGATCGTGTGCAACATCGGCCACTTCGACAACGAGATCGATGTGGCGAGCCTCAAGCAGTACAAGTGGGAGAACATCAAGCCGCAGGTCGACCACATCATCTTCCCGGACAACAAGCGCATCATCCTGCTGGCCGAGGGGCGTCTGGTGAACCTGGGCTGCGGCACCGGCCACCCCAGCTACGTGATGAGCTCCTCGTTCGCCAACCAGGTGCTGGCGCAGGTGGAGATCTTCAGCAACCCGGGCAAGTACAAGCCGGGCGTGTACATGCTGCCACGGCACCTGGATGAGAAGGTGGCGCGCCTGCAGCTCACCAAGCTGGGCGCGATGCTGACCGAGCTCACCCCGGATCAGGCGAAGTACATCGGCGTGCCCCTCGAGGGCCCGTACAAGAGCGACCACTACCGCTACTAG